The bacterium genome includes the window GCTGCTCCCGGCCAGGAGATAACCTACACGATCCACTACAAAAACACCGGCGACTCCTCGGCCCACACCCTGCTCCTTCTCGATTCCGCGCCCCTTAACACCACCTACGTGGCGGGCAGCCTGCGGGCGGGAGACGCTTCCTCGACCTACGCCACCGCTACCCCCCGCACGGACGGGGCGGGAGAGGGAAGCTGGCCCGAGGTGCAGGGAGAGGCCGTAGGCGGAAACATAACTTTCAACATCATCTCCCTCGAAGCCGACGATGGCGTGGCCGATTCCGGCCCGGACGAGGGAAAAGCCTATTTCAAAGTCCTGATCCAGTGATGGAGAGGAGAAAAGAATGAAAAAGAAATTTTTCAGTGAATGGAGTTTTGCAAAAAAGGGAGGGACGCTTCTCGCTTCGGCGCTTTTGCTCCTCCTGTTCTCCTCGGCCGCCCTCGCCGCGCCCAAACTGTCCATAGAGATAACGGCGATAAAGGAGATTACGGCGATTGAAAACGGGAAGAGCGTGGTCAAGAAAGTCCCGGCGAAGGAGGGCTACCCCGGCGACGTGCTTGCCTACGCGATTACCTACAAAAACGACGGCGACGCCAACGCCGTGGGCGCGCAGATCGTCGATCCGATACCGAACGCCACCGCCTACCTTCCCGGCTCCGCCGCCACCGCCGACGCCGAGCTGACTTTCAGCATAGACGGCGGCAAAAACTACTCGGCCGAGCCGGTCACCTACACCATCGCCGACGAGAAGGGCGTCAAGGTCCA containing:
- a CDS encoding DUF11 domain-containing protein produces the protein MKKKFFSEWSFAKKGGTLLASALLLLLFSSAALAAPKLSIEITAIKEITAIENGKSVVKKVPAKEGYPGDVLAYAITYKNDGDANAVGAQIVDPIPNATAYLPGSAATADAELTFSIDGGKNYSAEPVTYTIADEKGVKVQKTATPEMYTHIKWKLLKPVLPGGTGTLEFKVKVK